From the Amblyraja radiata isolate CabotCenter1 unplaced genomic scaffold, sAmbRad1.1.pri S88, whole genome shotgun sequence genome, the window ccctaaaagatttcccccttatccttaaactgtgaccccttgttctggacttccccaacatcgggaacaatcttcctgcatctagcctgtccaaccccttgagagttttgtaagtttctataggatcccccctcaatcttctaaattctagcgagtacaagccgaatctatccagtctttcttcatatgaaagtcctgacatcccaggaatcagtctggtgaaccttctctgtactccctctacggcaagaatgtctttcctcagattagaccaaaactgtacgcaatactccaggtgtggtctcaccaagaccctgtacaactgcagtagaacctccctgctcctatactcaaatcataagctaatggcatgttggccttcatagagagagggattgagtttaggagcaaggtggacctactgcagttgtacagggccctggtgacaccacacctggagtattgtgtgcagttttggtctctaaatttgaggaaggatattcttgctattaagggagcccagcgtaggttcaccaggttaattcctgagatgatggcaggactgacatatgttgaaagaatgggacgactgggtttgtattctctggaattcagaaggatgagcgggtatcttatagaatcgtatacaattagtgagggattggacagggtagatgcaggaaacatgttccccatgttgggggagtccagaactgttaaggtacatttcttaaaacagacaactcacaataagttagatcaaccaacacaagctttactgattatttagccggcgagagtggcaggggatacaaattcaagtatgcaacacacacttaaccctcctgggccatcactctaatgaacaaaggcccacagcatcttttgttactattttggaaacgtgaagtaagtgacagaggcgagggaaaataaggagataaaaggatgtgagataaggagagaggaatgtatatgtgtagCTTTAAGGGACAatgttcaggtagcatttggagtattgcatagttaaccagaatggtttaaaaacgaggaactgcagatgctggtttacaaaaatggacacaaaacgctggagtaactcagcgggacaggcagcatctctggacagaaggactgagtgacatttcgggtcgagactgaggagggtctcgaccagaaacgttacccattccttccagtattttgtgtttacctaaacagcgcctatctatccacgtggcggtgtgccagcaggctggaggagcgggcaaaggccttgccacagagcgggcaggtgaaggggcgctggccagtgtggattcgccggtgctccagcaggtggtcaaggcgggtgtagcccttaccacaggacaggccggggaagggacgctcaccgctgtgggtacgatattgctgccacaggctggacataaccatataaccatataacaatgacagcacggaaacaggccatctcgacccttctagtccgtgccgaacacataatctcccccagtcccatctacctgcgctcagaccataaccctccattcctttctcatccatataactatccaatttatttttaaatgataaaaacgaacctgcctccaccaccttcactggaagctcattccacacagctaccactctctgagtaaagaagtcccccctcatgttacccctaaacttcagtcccttaattctcaagtcatgtccccttgtttgaatcttccctactctcagtgggaaaagcttttccacgtcaactctgtctatccctctcatcatttaaaaaacctctatcaagtccccccttaactttctgcgctccaaagaataaagccctaacttgttcaacctttctctgtaacttagttgctgaaacccaggcaacattctagtaaatctcctctgtactcactctattttgttgacatccttcctataattaggcgaccaaaattgtaccccatactccagaattggcctcaccaatgccttgtacaattttaacattacatcccaacttctatactcaatgctctgatttataaaggccagcacaccaaaagctttctttaccaccctatctacatgagattccactttcagggaactgtgcacagttattcccagatccctctgttcacctacattcttcaattccctaccatttaccatgtacgtcctattttgatttgtcctgccaagatgtagcacctcacacttatcagcattaaactccatctgccatctttcagcccactcttccaactggcataattctctctgtagactttgaaactctacttcattacccgcaaccccacctatcttagtatcatctgcatacttactaatccaatttaccacaccatcgtccagatcattgatgtacatgacaaacaacagtggacccaacacagatccctgtggcaccccactcgtcactggcctccaacctgacaaacaaccatccaccattactctctggcatctcccattcagccactgttgaatccaccttgctactccaccattaatacccaaccattgaaccttcttaaccaaccttccatgaggaaccttgtcaaaggcctttctGAAGTCCATATGCGACATGCGAGTGAAACCCTTGCCAGACTCAGCGCactcaaagggtctctctccggtgtgtatccgctggtgctcccgccgcccccgtgctctcttgtcacagtgggagcagctgctcgccgacgtgggccCGCTGGtgatgccgcaacccccgcgagctgtcaaacgactcaccgcagtacgggcagtcgtagggcgggacactggtgtgcacgtgctggtgacacAGGGAGTGGGAGTCCATGGCAGAGTGCTCTCCACACACTGGGCTGGGGACTGGACGGTCACCggtgtgaacccgctggtgggacagcagcctgatggagcaggtgaagcccttgccacactgggcgcaggtgtaggggcgttcgccggtgtgggtgcgctggtgcaccagcagcgtGGCGGAGATGGTGAAGCCCattccacactgggcgcaggtgaaggggcgttcgccagtgtgggtgcgctggtgctccagcaggttggaggactgggtgaagcccttgccgcactgggcgcaggtgtaggggcgctccccggtgtgggtgcgctggtgcctctgCAGGGAGccagagttggtgaagcccttgccgcactgggcgcaggtgtaggggcgctcaccggtgtgggtgcgctggtgactCTGCAGGGAGccagagttggtgaagcccttgccgcactgggcgcaggtgaaggggcgttcgccagtgtgggagcgctggtgattcagcagcctggtggagctggggaagcccttgccgcattgagcgcaggtgtaggggtgcttgccggtgtgggtgcgttggtgcCTATACAGGTTGGAgggctgggtgaagcccttgccacactgggcgcaggtgtaggggcgttcgccggtgtgggtgcgctggtgcaccagcagcgtGGCGGAGAGGGTGAAGCCCtttccacactgggcgcaggtgaaggggcgttcgtcagtgtgggtgagctggtgccTCTGCAGGCTGCcatactgggtgaagcccttgccgcactgggcgcaggtgtaggggcgctcaccggtgtgggtgcgctggtgcctctgCAGGGAGccagagttggtgaagcccttgccgcactgggtgcaggtgaaggggcgctcgccagtgtgggtgcgctggtgattcTGCAGGCTGGAGAACTggctgaagcccttgccgcactgggcgcaggtgaaggggcgctcgccggtgtgggtgagctggtgaaccagcagcctggtggaggttgggaagcccttgccgcattgggcgcaggtgtaggggcgctcgccggtgtgggtgtgctggtgatccagcaggccgctgtactgggtgaagcccttgccgcagtcgctacaGGTGTAagggcgctcgctggtgtgcacgtgcctgtgcaccttcagttccctggacgacttgaagcctttgccacagtcggagcaggtgaagggccactcactgctgtgcacccgctggtgcaccCACAGCGCCGACAcccgggcaaagctcttgccgcaggtggagcagacatggggcttctcgcccgtgtgcaactGCCGGTGCTGCCGTAGCCCAGACAACAAGGCAAAATTCTTGCcacatgtggagcagccatagggcttctcgcccgtgtgcaaccgccggtgggtctccaggacatccgccgtcttgaaactcttgccgcagtccgagcagtcgaagggccgttctcccgtgtgcacccgccggtgggcctccagctcgctcgggctccggcaggccttgccacacacgtcacactcataacgcttctccttgttgtgccccgtcatctggtcctccatcgaagctcagaccctcaaagctcagcccgcacaccgagcagatggggggctcgccggcaccctggccgccctcaatggccgctcacgtacccgtctctccgtccacagcaacggctcctaaaccctgcaggaggggaacacagagggtcaacaagctggcaaacaggacattactagcacatattgagtgtgtttatggcggaggaaaccgttatataattctgcgcggcacagtggagcagcggtacagttgctgcctcaccgccagagacccgggctcgatcctgactacgggtgctctctgtgcggagtttgtacgttctcccattgacctgcgtgggttttcactccgagtgctcctgtttcctccaaagacgttcagggttgtagatgaatcggcctccacaaaattgctgaattgtccctaatgtgcgtgggatagtgctagtgtacggggtgatcgctggtcggcacggactccgtgggccgaaaggcctgttgtttccgcgctgcatctctaaactaaactaaaccaaagaagggtgtcgacccaaaacgccacccattcctactctccacagatgctgcctgacccgctgagttactccagcactttgtgt encodes:
- the LOC116969567 gene encoding zinc finger protein 229-like, translating into MNPRKVAIFDHGTSLKSMLEAHRRVHTGERPFDCSDCGKSFKTADVLETHRRLHTGEKPYGCSTCGKNFALLSGLRQHRQLHTGEKPHVCSTCGKSFARVSALWVHQRVHSSEWPFTCSDCGKGFKSSRELKVHRHVHTSERPYTCSDCGKGFTQYSGLLDHQHTHTGERPYTCAQCGKGFPTSTRLLVHQLTHTGERPFTCAQCGKGFSQFSSLQNHQRTHTGERPFTCTQCGKGFTLSATLLRHQRTHTGERPYTCAQCGKGFTQSSNLLEHQRTHTGERPFTCAQCGMGFTISATLLVHQRTHTGERPYTCAQCGKGFTCSIRLLSHQRVHTGDRPVPSPVCGEHSAMDSHSLCHQHVHTSVPPYDCPYCGESFDSSRGLRHHQRAHVGEQLLPL